In one window of Nicotiana tabacum cultivar K326 chromosome 12, ASM71507v2, whole genome shotgun sequence DNA:
- the LOC142167222 gene encoding uncharacterized protein LOC142167222, producing the protein MRARVHHYVDGLGDHLIRDCRVASLSDDVDISRIQAFAQTTEDLSRRIRDTHRDREQSSFPPQMQGQQFDHYIQSGPGQSSGQPEGRRQERSAQMRQLTPPCTQCGKLHTGQCRQGSSACFHCGQTGHYISRCPGLGRGTPAQPSGFTAASSPSVRAPRPGPQSTQGRGRERGGGDTSGSSGGQNRFYALTGRQDSEASPDVVTGILTIHSHAIYALMDPGSTFSYITPFIAGKLDMRSELLPQPVEVSTPGCDSIVANHVYRDSCYANIDCRAKLVRFHFPGEPVLEWKGKANIVADALS; encoded by the exons ATGAGGGCTAGAGTTCATCATTATGTGGATGGTTTGGGGGATCATCTGATTAGAGACTGTAGGGTTGCATCCCTATCGGATGATGTAGATATTTCCCGCATACAGGCTTTTGCTCAGACTACAGAGGACCTTTCCCGTCGGATTCGTGATACTCACAGGGATAGGGAGCAGA GTAGTTTCCCACCACAGATGCAGGGCCAGCAGTTTGATCATTATATTCAGTCAGGACCGGGGCAGAGCTCAGGCCAGCCTGAGGGCCGTCGACAGGAGCGTTCTGCACAGATGAGACAGCTTACTCCTCCATGTACTCAGTGCGGTAAGCTGCACACCGGGCAATGTAGACAGGGTTCGAGTGCATGTTTTCATTGTGGGCAGACAGGACATTATATTAGCCGGTGCCCGGGGTTAGGCAGAGGTACACCAGCTCAGCCTTCAGGATTCACAGCAGCCTCTTCGCCCTCAGTCCGTGCTCCCCGACCAGGTCCACAGTCTACTCAGGGCCGTGGTAGGGAGAGAGGTGGAGGAGACACCTCAGGTTCTAGTGGTGGCCAGAACCGCTTTTATGCACTCACAGGCCGACAGGATTCAGAGGCAtccccagatgttgtcacaggtatattgacaatACATTCTCATGCCATTTATGCATTGATGGATCCCggctctacattttcatatattactccatttattgctGGTAAGCTTGACATGAGATCTGAGTTGTTGCCACAGCcagttgaggtgtctacaccAGGTTGCGACTCTATTGTAGCTAATCATGTCTATCGAGATT cttgttatgctAATATTGATTGTCGTGCAAAGTTGGTCCGATTTCATTTTCCTGGTGAGCCTGTCCTTGAATGGAAAG